The genomic region GCGCCAGGTGCGCCTGGGACGATGCCGCGGTGACCGAAGAGGCGACGTTCGTCCGGCTCGCGAAGCCCACCGATCAGGAATCGGTGTGGCCACTCGCCCGCGACCTCGCTACGTCCTTCCGGCTGGACCGAGCGGCGTTCGACGCGGCGTTCGAGGCATTGGTCGACGCCGAGCACGCGCTCGTCCTGGTCGCCGAGACGCCGCAACTCGGCGTCGTCGGGTACCTGTTGGCGCACAGTCACGGGACCTTTCTCGCGAATGGTCCGGTGGCGTGGGTGGAGGAGGTCATGGTCGACGCGCAGATGCGCCGGACCGGCGTCGGGCGAGCGCTCATGACGCGGGCCGAGCGATGGAG from Mycobacteriales bacterium harbors:
- a CDS encoding GNAT family N-acetyltransferase → MTEEATFVRLAKPTDQESVWPLARDLATSFRLDRAAFDAAFEALVDAEHALVLVAETPQLGVVGYLLAHSHGTFLANGPVAWVEEVMVDAQMRRTGVGRALMTRAERWSQTVGAAYVALASRRAGEFYRALGYEDSAVFYRKVLP